The genomic region aataaGTGAGTCAAAGAAATGCGTATTAGTCTTAACTCTGGAGGGATAGTAATTATACTACGAcggttttgtttttacagaatGACTTTGTGAACATACCAGACTATGAGAGTGACCAAGAAGTACCTCAAAAAGCGATTGGTGAGTTTtgttaaaaagaaagttttcagCAAGTGTTTCAGTGTCGATTATGCAACACTTAGTAAGGCATTCTTCCACATATTTGTGAATGTAGCTAAAGCCAATATTATGTAATAATGGGGCCGATCAAGTGTCCGCGTCTTAACTGTGGTGCATGAAGCTTTATGGTCAAACGTTTGAGATTAAATTGTGGAATTATAAACCAGACAAAATGCATTTTTCTGTCAAATCAAAAGTGATGAAATAGCGTCTTGATCTCTGCAGAGCTTCCAACGTGTCTGCTTTGTGTTTGCCTGAGCGGATCTGTTTACTGTGAGGAGGTGTCCCCTGAAATGTCAACCGTCCCAGCACTGCCAAAAGAAACAGCATATCTGTATGCACGCTTtaacaaaatcacaaaaatcAGCAACGGCGACTTTGCAGACATGGGTAAATAAAAGTCAGTACTATAATAGACAATAATTCCACAAGTATCATCTTTCAACTctgtccctctttttttttccttcagtcaCATTAAGAAGAATTGACCTGACTGGAAATCTCATCACTGAAATTGAAGATGGAGCTTTTTCAAGACTCTCCAATCTGGAAGAACTCTCTCTTGCAGAAAACAAACTGGCCAAGCTTCCAATGCTGCCCAACAAGCTTGTATCATTCAACGCTAATTTCAACAAACTAAGAACCCAGGGGGTAAAGGCAACTGCTTTTAAAGTAAGCAAGCATGTAAATCTACTAATCTCATTCTAAGATATAGCacttgtttgatttttgttgttttttcacgaGTGTCAAGGCAGACTGCTCCAgaaaagtgttttgttgttgcagaAACTCTCAAAACTGGCGTATCTTTACCTTGGGAACAATGAACTGACGGCAGTGCCTCAACTTCCAGAGTCTCTTCATGTTGTGCATTTCCAGGTAAGTTCATTTGTAATTCACTGCAATCAAATGACTGATCTGAGATGTTTACTGGAAACAATTAGATTGTTCTATTATCTACAAAGGCAGAAGTAGATCCAATTTTGTTTCCTTGTATTGTGCTCCTGTGCCTGTTCTGCAGAACAACAAGATCGCAACAATAACAGATGAGACGTTCTGCCAAGGAAACTCCAGTCACTACATCAGGACCAACATGTATGAGGTGAGACTAGATGGGAACCCCATCAAGTTATCGAGTCACCTGAGAGCTTCATCTGTCTGCAGTCTCTCCCCATCAACTGAAAAGAGCATGCCTTTGTCAGGGGGTCTTAAATGAAGGATGCAGATATATAAAGAGTCGAAACGTCATTTGTTGTTAAATACTGTTAAGTTACATTTTATATACTCAAATCTGCCTTACAGTTTATGACCTCATTGTTTTACATTAGACAGAAGTCATATAATTACAGaccatttttgtatttgttttgttccaatATTTTCCAGTGTTGCTGTTTTGTCATGGCAGGTGCTACGCAATGTAcaatatataaaatgaaaacatagacTTGTCATATCAGTATTCAATGATTGTTGAAATTATTTCATGTGATTGCACACCAGAGGTATCATCCCTGCTATTGTTTCTTAAACCAAAGGTAATAGTACTAATAAAGCCTGCATGTCTAAAGTGATATCATCAGAGTTTCACTCTTCACTCATTGAAAACATTCAtatctgttgttgttgccaCGGTGTCCACTTCAGCTTGTCTAAACAAGTAAGGAATCAAGAGTCCAAGAAAGTGTCTTGTGAGTAGACACTTGGAGTCCACATTAAACCAGACCAGTGTTCACTTTGCTGCAGGCTCCTTCAGCACTCTAAATCCGTCTGTAATCTTCTGCTGGTACTCCCGTTCTGACTGTTTTCTTCTGTAGACATCATCTGAGAAGACAACGAAAAAAGAGACTGACCTGAGACATGTGAGACACAGGCAGAACTGATTcagttaaaggtgcagtgagtCAAGATAGCAACATATGGTGGACAGCACAGGTGTTACTAATAACATTAACGATGGCTCGCTTCCATCCAGTTGTCCCAATAAGCCCGGACAGTTAGACAGCAAGGTTAGCAGgtgtaaataacatttaatgcaTTCCAGTTAGATATGCAAATTTCAGGGTCTACACCAAAAATGTGCAActgtgcaaaaaacaaaaaaaaatccatagtGCTTTTTCTTAAAGTGGCATGTCAAATTTTCTTAAGTAAAAAAGGCCTGTAAGTTATCctgcagatttgtttttgtaaatctgGATGAAGTAAAGAGAGTCTGTGGCTTGGAATAAAACTAGAAATTGAAGTAAGTCCTCTGTGGAGGAAAACATTTTCCATATCCTTAAATAGCCTCAGATTACCAGGAAAAAtatgcaggatttttttttctatttaacaCCAGTTTTTCAGTCCTCTCAGCTCTCCAGAAATGGCACATTAGAGCACATCTGGAATAAAGAGATTTGAGTTCAGTGAGAGCAAAAACACATGCTGGCTCTTTTGCTAATTTCCTCCAGAAGCGTGGCTAATCTCTTCAGGTGTACTTTCACACACATCAATGCAACATCAAGAATGTGATGTGTAACTTAAGCTGCACTGTTCTGAAGTGCTATATTTTATGTTCTTAGTCTTTACTTGTGACTTTCTTCATTTGCTACCAAGTAATTCTAATTAACTAAATGTTGATGGAAAGTATTTATCTAAATTGATCTGACAGCCATTTCACTACTTTCTTTGAAGCCTAGTCAATGTCTGTGCCTCTATATAAATTGGAGGCTGCCAAGTACAATAAATCAGCAaccaaataaaatgtgaatcaGCAGACAACTGCAGCTATGCTACTATATATttgtgtatatacatatatatatatatatatatatatatatatatatatatatatatatatatatatatttatttatttatttatttatttacatataaaGAAAAGGCCAGATATTCTTACTACTTTATctatttgaaatattgttaaaaatgttcttgtgaTTGTGTACTGCAAACAAAATTAGCCTGTAGGAGGTTCTTAGTATTTGAAAAACAAGACTTTTGTTTGATTCAaccaaaaaaattataaataccAATGTATAATGAAGACGAAGCAATACAAGGGGTCATTTTACCATGGGagttatttatcattttaatactATTTTAGTATCATAAGTACTGTACAGTACATCATTGAAGGCAGGGTAATTTTAcctttttatattgttttaacaGTTCCTCTACCAGTGGTGATAATCCTCCTGATATTATAAATTGTGTTGTcatataataatatttatatacaatttgttatttttcttttactaaTTGTAAGAATGCTTTAGGAACACAGATGTAACTGTTTGTACATTTCAGGTGTTTAATACAATATTCCAAAGGCAATCTGAGatattaaaatcaccaaaatattTCATTAGAAAGTTCTTagtgaaaaaaaatgatggtgtttattttgtggTGTTAGCTTAATGTACTGTGTCCTCTATCGTGCTGTCAATTAAAAgttttttatctctttatttaacTCGCAGATTTCATATCAAGATATGACATTTTATCTCTAATAAGGGAGATGTGtcaaaaaataatcacaaaagCACATACCGGAGGAAAAAAGACCCTTGGATGTCAAAGTCTGTGGTATGTTCTAATCTAAAAAATGCAATGAGAAGACTGCTTCACTTCAGTCAGCCTacattaagtgacacaaggtatttttcttgcttttggaaacattggaacaaaaGCCTTTTTATGCTctgatcaaaatgaatgtgtaaactgtgGTCATGtgatctctttatttctttctggacatgtattttacttatttttagtcttttatattactcttgtgctgatatggacctaggagtctgaaataaagtccatctatctatctatctatctatcagaatcagaatcagaatcagaatcatgtatttatagctaaggttattgttattatattttcatttttattttttattgtagttcttattcttattcctattcttatgccttgtacaaagagagcacagtttaccaaagtcaaattccttgtgtgttcaagcatacttggcgaataaagctgattctgattcacttaCAAAAAGTCTCTCTTCCTATCCTCACGTTGATCATGATCCACTCCATGACGCCTCCGATGCAAAAGAAGACCGGTAGGAACCTGTATGGTCCAAGACGTTTTTTACCCGGAACAAGGCTCAAGAAAAAGCTTagatttttacttctttttaacaTCCTGGCTAAAACATTAAAACGAGTGTCACTTGTAGACTATCAGTGGGGACACCACAAAACTAGCGCAAGCGTGGACCAACCGAACACGTCCTTTGCTAAGGTCCTTCACACACGTAACAAGAGCGAGTGTGAGGGAGCGCTTGTTTTGTGGCGCGGCGCGGGGCAAAGGAAGAGGTGGGCGCAAAGTGAACGATGGGCGGTGACAGTTCTACGTTGGACTGCTAAACGAACGTACCCAGGAAGAGACGTAACATCCGAGTGAGTTAATGCAGTTCTCTGTCTAATATGAAAATACAACACATCTTTGTCCACGTTCATGTGCCTATGTTGGTGTAtgacaggggtgtcaaactcatttaagtccaggggccacatacagccaatttgatctcaagtgggccggaccagtacaatcataacaataaccTATAGATAACAACAACTCaatgtttcccttttctttagtgcaaaaaagtgcaagtacattctgaaaatgttcacatttaatgaactatctttctgcaaaaacagctgttgtatatttttgccatgatgagtctcatagtggggctgaatattttattcttcaagccctgaaacctgctgcaaacacaccaaacacacaggttatccattcacctgacacagtgtgtaatgtttagagcaaaagaacagagattataataatgaagaaggtaaagttgattattttggataTGGTatccggattatgcaaacagaaagtcatcttttttctcactttgagaaaaaatgtccCGGAAAAAAagcgccgttcaggtgcgctccgtcaggactatgattttatgcaacccccagaggacaaatttgaaatagtagttacttttattgaaaaattgtagttaatgtcttctctataactttttcactttgcaaagttgttccGCAGGCCAGgttggaacctctggcaggcCGGTTTTGGCCTGCGGGTCGCGTGATTGACACCCCTGGTGTATGAGACTTGaaataaaagtttgattttaGACTTTCACAGTACAATTCCAAAAACAGAACCAGTGTATCACTGTGGTTACTGAAAATATCGtagtaggaaaaaaaaaaaaaaaaaaaaaaaaaaaaataacgtATTGATGTACGCTTACATTCAAGCGCTCCCTATATAGGAAAGATATAAAATAGCCCATATTTCAGATGTGGACATCAGTAACtttggacacacacatacatacatacatttacataaCGATGATATTGATCTATAGAtctgaaataaagtataaatatgataataattcattcagctttttattattattcctatTTTTGGTCTACATTCCAGGAAGACCTGTTCCTGGATATGTGTGTTATTGTTAATGAACTTTTGACTGTTGGAACTTGTCTCTAGCTTTCTAAAGCCTCTACTATTGGGATTCATTGAATAATCTCCAAAGTAGGTCAGGAAATGGAAACCAAACAATGCCACGGGGTTGCAATGGCAAGAAAAAGTATACATTGAAGGGTGCAACAATGTCTTTTAACATGTGCAGCAATGCCCAAAAGCCTTTCCACCCAATGAAGAATGCTGTTAAAgaatttacaaatacattttgtCACTGGCATACAATTTACTCAGAATAACCGGTTGTGTTCAAGTAAACTGTAAAAATCATCATCAGctgccatttttgttttttgattttcaaCAGAAAATGAGAGGGTCTTAGTCTACGTGACAGCAAGGCAAATTCAGGGCCTAAAACAGTATTATTAATGCCACTTTTAACATAAACCTGACATGTTTGTCTCAAAATAGCTCTATCTGTTGTGCTTTTGTGTAATTTGATTGAGCTTCATGAGAAAAAATAAGCAGCAGCTGTAGTACAGAACAATAAAGCTGAGAAGCAAAATTAATGAGTGACAAATACACAAATGGGTTTATTTTGGCGGGGATGACCAAACACATTACTGTTGATATGATAACTACGACACAATACTGCAAAGCGTACACAGCAATTGCATAAAGActggacacagagacacatgcaACGACGACTAGGGTCTTAGAAAACAGTACCATAATTAGGAGATAATAGAGAGCTAAGACTAATTTGAAGTTCTACTGTAAACTCACCAGAAAGAAACTGGGCTAAGGATAATCATAATTTACTAGTattataaaaaatttaaaaaaaagtacactCCTGACAACTTGGGCTCCTAAAAAGATCTTCTTTTAGGTCCTTTCTGATCCAAACATGACCGGGAAGCAACTGTATTTTCCTGAAACTGTGATCTGACTTTACATTGATGCGGTTTAAGGCAATAGATTTTAAGTCTAAAATCATGGCCCCCTGTTTTCAATCACTTTGTTACTGCCTTAAGAGTGTGTCACTATGATAACACCCATGCACTCAAACAGGTGAATCAATACATAATTTAATACTCATTAGTTTTATGCCTTCAGTCTGAACTTATTTGAAGTCTTGGGCCTTTTTACCACTTTGATCAAAATAAGGGAAAAACGTTGTATCTATGATTCATCACTGAAACATAGAACTGTTCATTTTTAATCAGGATTTGTATAAGATGAAGACAAATCAAACATCCACAAAAACTCTGCTGTTACTTAGTCCTCCACTTTGTGAGCTGGTCTACAGAAAGTCCAGTGATGCTCCACTGTGTTCTCGTTTGCGCGCTCGCTCATATGATGCACACGCGTGTTGCGGATAGTGAAGCCTTGTTTCATGATGTAGTCCATTAGGAGAACTCTTAGGGACACCTCTTGGTGATAGTCACACGGTCCGAAGGTGAATGACACCTGGCAGTCTCTGGTGTCCATCATGTGTTTGTTCCACTTGGTGAAGTTGTTAGAAATACCCTCCAGCAGACCGTGAACCTTTGTAGTTATAGTTAGCTGTGTGATGATGACAGCGACGGGGTTAGAGTATTTTGATAGTTTCCGTGTGCTGGAGAGCTCTACAACCTGCTCGAATATATCAGGAGGGTACAGGGGTTTGGGGTCATGAAGGCACTGGATCAGAGGTTCAATCTGGTAGAAATCTGCTTCTTTCCTCAGGAGGTCTGTCTCTGTGAAGTCCATGGGGAGGGTAAGCTCAGACGTCCGGAGGAAGTTCAGGATGTACCTGAAAAGCGTTCCATCCCGGTCTATGAAATAGTTCCCCTGAGAGTCACGTGTGGTGGGGAAATCTCCCCGGAACATGGCACCCAGCATGGAGTCTGGGTAGCGCTGCAGGGTTGACAAACTGGTGGTGTAAATGTGGCCTCCCACATTCAAAGTAACAGGAGAAGTCATCTACGGCAACAGATGCAGGAAAGATGATAAGGACATGTTTTTCTACAGTTAGAATAAGTTTGCATAAGCATCTCACAGTTATTGGTGATTAGATGTTAAAAAAAGTCTTATTATAAGTTTATGGAACAGTGTTATTTGATTGCTTTGCAATACAGTaacaactttgaaaaaaaacataaatccaTAGAAGTGGTATTTAGGTATTTAACTACCTTAGAACAGTTGCATTTATTACATTCAATCCATGGTAGAActtaaaataaagttgattcagaatcagaaacaaaCATCTAACATAACTCTCATTTAGTCTCTTACCCTATGGCCCCAGTCTCCATTATCCATTTGTAGAACAATACCCACTTGGTCAGAACCAAAAAAGAGAGGCAACAGATACGATTTTGGCTTACTTCAATTTTACCTGTGAAGAACAGTCACATTTACATGAGCTGTAAAAACATTCTGCAGTATGAGGGATATCATGTAGACTCAGGCAAATCACGTGATATATTCTGTTACATGAGCAATCAAGATCTACCTTGCTGCTTATTTACTTAGAAGGTGTGACCACAATGCAGATGTAAAAAACTTAAAGTACCAAAGCACACATAGAGACGTCATGTCAGTCACTGAAAGTCTACAGGGGTGTGACAAAATACGGATTTGGTTCTATGTCATCCTGTGTCATGCATACGATTACTGTATTGCTGACACCACATATtgatatctttatttaaaaaagatagTGCTAAGAGATTTCCTTCCAAATTGGCCCACCACACCTCTAATTCATAACATtaaaccatggactgtataaaatatggacgtaggatccgtgacgtcaccaatctgtttccgaagcactgttttgaggccaatcgttgtcggcagacatattgctgctgttgagtgattgtgacgtaaagaggcgggctttgagcctcctagctgacacctacagtgttcccatctgtcaatcaagtcagctgtgcctctcattggaagacttgcaatctcaatatcttcgaaattgccgcgttagaaaaaaggcaccccccctacagtgtgtgccgatcgagaaatgagctatccagaataCACTgttcttttgtaccaggctgtaaacatgtttatttctgctgtaaggattgtcttctttgaattggtgtgtatgtggttaccggtacttccggagccagcctcaagcggatcctcgatgaactgcagtttttagcacttctgcattggactcatatttgcATTAAACGTGCACTGTAGGTTTATTTAGTGTTATAAACAATTTGATCAAATTACACTTTTatgggccagaaccagcagactgagggacagttttatccaccaggcagtcaggatgctgaactctctccctgttttgccccctcttcccatagtgcccccttcacagacttgcCCCCTTCatagtgccccccccccccccccccccaatcaacactgaggtctgtcatcctcaggactgaacatgcacacactcattttgattttaaattgcactaaaCCTAATATCAAATcttctgtatgtctggtgcactttgcagtttttgacaataaagaagaattTGAACTTTGAACCATAGATTACTGGTTTATAATTTCTGTGTTAATTCTACAAAGTCTTGACGTCTTTGAGTGATCAGGATTAGAAGGaaatctgaacatttttgagtAAACTGGTGCATTTTCATCAACTGATTCAGACAATGTGATATGaacacaaaagaagaagctcTAAAATTATAGTTTTGTCAACTCCTGACTCATAAGTCTGAATAAACTTATCCTGTTGTGTCTTCAGACATGTTAGTTAGGACTAAAGAGAAGTGACGCCTCTGCCTTGAAAGTGAAACCTGGCACTACTGTATGAGCATTCATTCTACTTTATATAAATGTCACAATGATAGAGAAACCGTGCAGGTATCAAATATAAGAATGAAgccagtctgtttgttttatagcTCCATAGTATTTAAAGTAGCCATTTCACCTCCCTGCATTTCTCTAGTTTGCTAAAACTATGCAGCAAGCTAATTGGAAAGATAGCGCCGCAAGCCAcaaagtccatttgaaaagaCTAGCTGTGTTATTAACTTCTAAATCAGCTCACATCCATTCAGTATTTAGAGTTTAATACGATGAGATTAGCACTCTGGACATGTAGCCTGCCAGCTAACTGCTAGCTATCGTGCTAACCTAGCTAGCCGTCCACGTTAGCTGCTTTACTACAACATTTAACACCGGAATCTGAAAAAGGCTGCTTAGAAAAAAGATTAGCGTTGTAGAAAATTCTTACCCGCTCACTTTCTTCCTTACTTTGGTCTTTTTTGAACAAAACTGGTGGAGAACGGTTAGCATTTAACGATGCAGCCAGACAGTCAGTTATGTTTGCCGCTGGTCGGACAGCTGTGCTATGATCAGCTTCAGTCTGCAGCAAAACTGCGCACAGAGgcacagagaggcagcagggtgcaggagggaggaggtccTACTGCAAGCACAGGCACCTCTGCACAAATACATTTAACACATATATGAACAACCTCACATTAGGATGAATGCATGGTACTTTTATTGTTCTAGTTATATGATATAGTTTACATGGCAAATCAAAAATGATTTAGCTTATTGACTAAGAATTGCTGGGAGAAGAATTTagggtggccctgaagtgcaaatcagaaaactctacagcaaatcagaaaacacaaaaacactacggcaattcagaacaCACTACGGCCGTTACATACTatctactaatgtagtagtcaataggtattgcctactacatactgcatttgaatttagtatgtagtatgacagTTCTgctggatctgtgttgcagcatGCTGAGACAGACATCACTCAATTTCTGTTTTCgaaaagcggaagtaaacaacggccgagctaatagcgaaactgcttctttagcatcaacttgtgatttaaaaatttAGGAAGTGGTTTACATGGAATTTAAAAATTTTCACCTTCACCTTTCACctaaaactgagttcccccctgtcaaaaaaaagaagagaaaagaaaaagcgtaaTGAGAGCTGTGCATATGCATAGAagagaaattttcccaaatcagtagacatccggggagttttggcatactgcagattttgctcttgttcacatactacatactacatactgaattttggctaaatcagtacatactgctagtatagtaggcggtttcaaaaacagcctactACTACCTACTCAAAGGATAGACCAGTCCAATCAGCGACGAATCATGTCCCTcgagggtacctacttcttaCGATTTggttattgttgtgttttctgatttgccgttgtgatttgcacatcagggccaccgtaaagAATTACTGTCTCAGTGTTTGAATCTTTGGAATCTTTATCCCTGTGTATAGCACGTACAAGGAACAAGTGAAGCATGACAGTTCAAAGCTATTATGTGAAAGTCTTTTGTCAGGAAGATTTCTTTGTGCCTCCATTGGCATCTTGCTGCAAGATGATAAACTCCAGGATGAGTTTGGCTGTCCTACAAGGCCTCTCCATCACCACAGAGTGACCACAGTTCTCCAGCAGGTCCACCCTGCATCCAGGCAACACCTCTGAGATTACTGAAGCTCCAGAAACATCCACCACCTGGGAAAAAGGACAAATACAAGCCCATTATTATGTCGATATGAATACGTGCCTGTATGCTCCCTTTTTAGTCAGAGAAAGTTTGTGTACAGTATCAGGACGTTCGAGATTAACTAACAGGGAAAGTCACCAGGTAATCTCTTTTGTATAGGCTTTGCGGAGTCATTGCATTAGTGACACATCAAACTTTACCTGATCTTTTTTGCCCCATATTACTTGTAAGGGTGCAGTGATGAGGTGTAGGTGCTCCTGTAATGCATATCTTGAATTCTCACCAACAATCTCcataaatactaaaaaaaaaaaaaaaaacggaaacAAAATAACTTGAGCAGCAGGTCACATGGTTTGAACTGTacacttaaaaagaaaatgataacAATTTGTAGTACTTCAGTGTACTAACCATCTTGGTAAAATGTGTTGTGAGGCTGCCGGACATCTACCAATCCCTGCAGAATCTAAAGAATAGGGACAAAAAACACGTTTAAACAAGATAGTCACTgtgattattattaaataacCCTATCTTTGATTGTCAGCTGATTTAAGTGCATGAAAGTGAAAtccctgctgcttttatttcaagtttggACCTGACCTGCTGCGGGATTTTAAAACGAACATGAGAACAAAGTCTGAACAtgtcctccatctcctctggtGTAGTTGGGATTAGTGGGATGTTTAATGTGTAATTGCTGTGTTCCAGGTCCTGTAGATGATTGTCAAATTTGGTCTCACATGGGTGTCTTATACCTGCAAGATAAAATGAGTAGTTAGTAATGAGAAACTGATGATGCAAGACAAACATGTTTGTTAGCAGAGCAAAATTAAAGTGAGCTTGAGGACAGGATGTGTTTATCAGGGTCATATCAGGTCATATCTTGTAATTCATCATAATCTTTACAatcaaatatgttttaaagacaaactAGTAGCAGtcaacacacatgttcacttcAACACTTTTAGCTCTTTTGAataacacttaaacacacagtgACTGACCATCTGGACAAATGAGGGTCATGCTACAGATCTCTTTGGGGTAGCAGGCCGCGTAAACCCCCGCCACGTTTCCCCCCATGGCAGTCCCAACTAGGTGAAAAGGTTTCCTGTTAAGTCGCATGGTTTCCACAAACTACAAAGCATggggaacaaaaaaaacagactttcagTGGCACCACATTTatgcacatacagtacatatacagtACTTGGTAACATCATCCAGCGTCACAACCATTccatttttatgcagatgacacacagatCTACCTGCCGCTGAGACCTAGTGATCAAAGAAGCCCAGCTGCTGCTTTTAACTGTCTCAAGGATATAAAATGTTGGATGGCCCAAAGTTTCTTGCAACTCAACAACTCCAAATCAGAAATCCATGCTGTggtccagaacacagcagctcggcttctaactggttttaacagacgacatcacatcactcctgtcctcactTCACTCCTCTGGCTTCCTCTGcgttttagaatagattttaagattttactaaCCACTTTTAAAGCTCGCCTGGGTCTCACCCCGGGCTACATTGCAGAAATGCTAATAAATTGGAacaacctccctgaggagataaggcagttactctgaaaacctcttttattgtccttttaatgcttttatttacttattcgtttttatttgtttttatttattttatctttttaccCTTGGAAacacctctcaacaatgatttattggtctattgtcccaccacttcatgtttaatttaagtattccttttaacctcttgcattgtattctgttttgcattgttaaaattcctcctccctgtctgtcaaaatcTTCACCTTGTTATTtaaaccatgctttgtttgtcaaagcactttgtaaacatgtttttaaagtgctatataaataaagatattattattattattattattattattattattattattattattattattattattattattacttcatTGCTCTGTTGTCGGTGTACCTGATGGATCCTTCGGGCCTGCCCTTGAATGGAGTAATCCTCTGTGTTCATGCGTGTCGTTCCCTCATGGCCGGGCAtgtccacacacacaatgtGCAGATGTTTGGGTAGATACTAGAgcgatagaaagaaagaaggaaagaaagtttAAGTATGAATGGAAGCCAGGAAATGCTTTGATAACTGGGTTGTTGTGCACACGTGTGGCAGTGACATTTCTGAATCAACTTGGTTTGAAGGAAATCCAACACACAAAAGTTCAGATACATTGTCATAAGTCTGCAATATTTTAGTACTATATATCAAGtgatatttatattaaacaataTTTTCATTGATGGAacattctttttgtttttccacatgtCCTTATCACCCATATGCACCAAAACTATTAATGCTCAGGCTAAATTAGTTTCAGAAAATGTCCAGGTTTTGCATTGTTGAG from Notolabrus celidotus isolate fNotCel1 chromosome 11, fNotCel1.pri, whole genome shotgun sequence harbors:
- the LOC117822016 gene encoding LOW QUALITY PROTEIN: mimecan-like (The sequence of the model RefSeq protein was modified relative to this genomic sequence to represent the inferred CDS: inserted 1 base in 1 codon) gives rise to the protein MKASQQDSTGHDETAIQTLNHELNDRIMQHTGSFIKTGWKKFSCSHVPQITAQQAALSSLTSNQDTMMHLRTLIFTSVMLPWMLSSAAKDEHFEARKPANDFVNIPDYESDQEVPQKAIELPTCLLCVCLSGSVYCEEVSPEMSTVPALPKETAYLYARFNKITKISNGDFADMVTLRRIDLTGNLITEIEDGAFSRLSNLEELSLAENKLAKLPMLPNKLVSFNANFNKLRTQGVKATAFKKLSKLAYLYLGNNELTAVPQLPESLHVVHFQNNKIATITDETFCQGNSSHYIRTNMYEVRLDGNPIKLXESPESFICLQSLPIN
- the LOC117822017 gene encoding small integral membrane protein 4, with the translated sequence MLKRSKNLSFFLSLVPGKKRLGPYRFLPVFFCIGGVMEWIMINVRIGRETFYDVYRRKQSEREYQQKITDGFRVLKEPAAK
- the kctd6b gene encoding BTB/POZ domain-containing protein KCTD6, with product MTSPVTLNVGGHIYTTSLSTLQRYPDSMLGAMFRGDFPTTRDSQGNYFIDRDGTLFRYILNFLRTSELTLPMDFTETDLLRKEADFYQIEPLIQCLHDPKPLYPPDIFEQVVELSSTRKLSKYSNPVAVIITQLTITTKVHGLLEGISNNFTKWNKHMMDTRDCQVSFTFGPCDYHQEVSLRVLLMDYIMKQGFTIRNTRVHHMSERANENTVEHHWTFCRPAHKVED
- the abhd6b gene encoding monoacylglycerol lipase ABHD6b; translated protein: MAADLDVINLFIIAGGTLAIPILAFVASFLLWPSALIKVYYWYWRRTLGLQVRYADCGGYRFCYSYRGKPGMRPSILMLHGFSAHKDTWLTVVKYLPKHLHIVCVDMPGHEGTTRMNTEDYSIQGQARRIHQFVETMRLNRKPFHLVGTAMGGNVAGVYAACYPKEICSMTLICPDGIRHPCETKFDNHLQDLEHSNYTLNIPLIPTTPEEMEDMFRLCSHVRFKIPQQILQGLVDVRQPHNTFYQDVFMEIVGENSRYALQEHLHLITAPLQVIWGKKDQVVDVSGASVISEVLPGCRVDLLENCGHSVVMERPCRTAKLILEFIILQQDANGGTKKSS